In Mercenaria mercenaria strain notata chromosome 13, MADL_Memer_1, whole genome shotgun sequence, a single window of DNA contains:
- the LOC123528538 gene encoding DNA-binding protein P3A2-like has translation MDSTVPVTVNTAHEMMSDLSEPSSPESEMYDTSELLGSVSDDVTNQLAAAGPVGVAAAAAVLSTRKRKHPHHFETNPARRKRQQTRLLRKLRHTIEEYSTRVGQQAVVLCCTPNVSQSMQMYKVFGSQPLENVVRNNKQQILQDLEQSLQEQTPPTQQDNSGLHELPPLVIDGIPTQVDKMTQAQLRNFIPEMLKYSTGRSKPGWGRTESRPVWWPSDLPWANVRSDVRTEEDKKRVPWTEALRQIVKNCYMHHGRQDLLQVFKDEPVSSVTVQTQQPFAGTMMQTINNPDGSVSIIQIDPGPNRVLSLPEIGQNQVVTLPDGTQATVVHAIQDTSLQQQQQQQPQQEVQISQNLPQFAEISANGNQVVSTQELSVVTGSQQAAISALQASINSAGQIILTGADASQLGGIMTVLPVSMYQPVQTVQQIPANLNFQLQQPANQAVEIPMVTVAGGDAASASLQGEDNSSMEVKEETSLEEGSVEDSGQLNMQDTDDTSPSELQILP, from the exons ATGGATTCTACAGTACCAGTTACTGTGAACACGGCTCATGAGATGATGAGTGATCTCAGTGAGCCGAGTTCTCCAGAAAGTGAGATGTATGACACGTCGGAGCTACTTGGTAGTGTCAGTGATGATGTAACCAATCAGCTCGCAGCTGCAG gTCCAGTAGgggtagcagcagcagcagcagtattaTCTACAAGGAAGAGAAAACATCCACACCATTTTGAAACCAACCCAGCTAGGCGGAAAAGACAACAGACAAGATTATTGAG GAAGTTGCGACACACCATTGAAGAGTATTCAACAAGAGTTGGGCAGCAAGCAGTAGTCTTATGTTGTACGCCAAATGTTAGCCAGTCCATGCAAATGTATAAAGTATTCGGCTCACAACCATTAGAAAATGTG GTTCGGAACAACAAACAGCAAATTTTACAAGACCTTGAGCAGTCACTGCAAGAACAAACGCCACCAACCCAACAAGACAACTCTGGATTACATGAGTTACCACCCCTCGTTATAGATGGGATACCGACCCAAGTAGATAAAATGACACAA GCACAGTTGAGAAATTTCATCCCAGAAATGTTAAAGTATTCAACAGGTCGAAGTAAGCCTGGCTGGGGAAGGACAGAAAGCCGTCCTGTTTGGTGGCCAAGTGATTTACCGTGGGCAAATGTACGAAGTGATGTTCGTACTGAAGAAGATAAGAAAAGG gtACCTTGGACGGAAGCGTTGCGTCAAATTGTCAAAAACTGTTACATGCATCATGGACGCCAAGACCTGTTACAAGTTTTCAAAGATGAGCCAGTGTCAAGTGTAACAGTTCAGACGCAGCAGCCGTTTGCTGGTACCATGATGCAGACTATAAATAACCCAGACGGTTCCGTGTCAATTATACAAATAGACCCTGGACCAAACAGAGTATTAAGTCTACCAGAAATCGGTCAAAACCAAGTGGTTACACTTCCAGATGGTACACAGGCTACAGTAGTTCACGCA atCCAAGACACAAGtctccaacaacaacaacaacagcaacctCAGCAGGAGGTCCAGATCTCACAGAACTTGCCACAGTTTGCTGAGATAAGTGCCAATGGTAACCAGGTGGTCAGTACACAAGAACTGAGCGTGGTCACAGGTTCTCAGCAGGCGGCTATCAGTGCACTGCAAGCATCCATCAACAGTGCAGGCCAGATCATTTTGACCGGAGCTGATGCTTCGCAACTTGGTG gcATAATGACAGTGTTGCCTGTATCAATGTATCAACCAGTACAAACTGTTCAGCAGATACCTGCAAATTTAAATTTCCAACTACAACAACCAGCCAATCAGGCGGTGGAGATCCCCATGGTAACTGTTGCCGGGGGTGATGCAGCCTCAGCTTCATTACAAGGAGAAGATAACTCTAGTATGGAAGTGAAAGAAGAGACAAGTTTAGAAGAAGGTTCAGTAGAAGACAGTGGACAGTTGAATATGCAAGATACTGATGATACTTCTCCTTCAGAACTACAAATTTTGCCCTGA